One region of Dehalococcoidia bacterium genomic DNA includes:
- the ftsA gene encoding cell division protein FtsA: protein MTKKLITGIDVGTTKICTIVATLDSGGALQVLGVGQVPSHGLHKGMVVNVEEARDSVAESVKRAEQASGVKIESAYIGVTGRHISSVNSHGVVAIPRTDRLVRSDDLSRVLSAAKNMNIPDDRKILHQIPRGYSLDTQEKIKNPVGMHGFRLDVETHIITASTASVQNLVKCVRSVGVEIDDLVLEPLASGESVLTPEEKEIGVIMADIGGGTTDIAVFKDGSIYHTSIIPVAGYQFTSDLSIGLGLPFEIAEAMKKKYGNVYPETGSKDEGSTLTVEDGHSVSYKDLSNILRDRMEELLRLILLEMPDTSYASLAPAGLVMTGGGSKMNGLEALARATIRIPTRIGEPMGVYGITDVLHDPANATGVGLLLWAIKTGGKPTWEAKPKQAGSVNNVMGMLKKFFGA from the coding sequence ATGACCAAAAAACTTATTACCGGCATCGATGTGGGTACAACCAAGATCTGCACCATTGTTGCTACCCTTGATTCAGGGGGTGCTCTACAGGTGCTCGGTGTCGGACAGGTACCATCCCACGGCCTTCACAAAGGCATGGTGGTCAATGTCGAGGAGGCCAGGGACTCCGTAGCCGAGTCGGTCAAACGCGCTGAACAGGCCAGCGGTGTCAAGATCGAATCGGCGTACATCGGCGTCACAGGCCGGCACATCAGCTCGGTCAACAGCCACGGTGTGGTTGCCATACCGCGCACCGACAGGTTGGTTAGGTCGGACGATCTGTCACGCGTGCTGTCTGCGGCCAAGAACATGAACATACCGGACGACAGAAAGATCCTGCACCAGATACCCCGCGGCTATAGCCTGGATACCCAGGAGAAGATCAAGAACCCCGTAGGCATGCATGGATTCCGTCTGGATGTTGAAACGCACATAATAACCGCGTCTACAGCATCCGTACAGAATTTGGTTAAATGCGTGCGCAGCGTGGGAGTCGAGATCGATGACCTGGTGCTCGAGCCGCTGGCCAGCGGTGAGTCCGTTCTCACCCCCGAAGAGAAAGAGATCGGCGTTATTATGGCCGATATCGGAGGCGGTACAACGGACATCGCTGTATTCAAGGACGGCAGCATCTATCACACGTCCATTATCCCGGTGGCAGGTTACCAGTTCACCAGCGACCTCTCTATCGGCCTGGGGCTGCCCTTCGAGATCGCAGAAGCGATGAAGAAGAAGTACGGCAACGTTTACCCCGAGACCGGCTCCAAAGATGAGGGGTCCACTCTGACGGTGGAAGACGGACACAGCGTTTCCTACAAGGACCTCAGCAATATTTTGAGGGACCGCATGGAAGAGCTGCTCAGGTTGATACTGTTGGAGATGCCAGACACCAGCTACGCCTCCCTTGCTCCTGCAGGCCTGGTAATGACCGGCGGCGGATCCAAGATGAACGGACTTGAAGCTCTGGCCCGCGCTACCATACGCATCCCCACCAGGATCGGCGAACCAATGGGTGTCTACGGTATCACCGATGTGCTGCATGACCCGGCCAACGCCACCGGCGTAGGTTTGCTGCTCTGGGCTATTAAGACTGGCGGCAAACCTACCTGGGAAGCGAAGCCCAAACAGGCAGGCTCGGTGAACAACGTCATGGGTATGCTCAAGAAATTCTTCGGCGCATAA
- a CDS encoding metallopeptidase family protein: MQRETFEELVAEAVSGLPEEFRGLLDNVEIFVEDWPSKEQLRNVGLRDRHELLGLYEGTPITHRDQSYNLVLPDRITVFQKPLEAQCRSTAEIKREIIRTVKHEIAHYFGMDEDRLDLIENRGGN; the protein is encoded by the coding sequence ATGCAGCGAGAGACATTCGAAGAACTGGTTGCCGAGGCTGTATCGGGCCTGCCTGAGGAATTCAGGGGGCTGTTAGATAACGTAGAGATCTTTGTCGAGGACTGGCCGAGCAAAGAGCAACTGAGAAACGTTGGCCTCAGAGACAGGCATGAACTTCTCGGTTTATATGAAGGAACCCCAATTACACATCGCGATCAGAGCTATAATCTGGTGCTGCCCGACAGGATAACCGTCTTTCAAAAGCCTCTGGAAGCTCAATGCAGGTCGACAGCCGAAATCAAGCGTGAGATTATCAGGACGGTTAAACATGAAATAGCCCATTACTTTGGAATGGACGAGGATCGCCTGGATTTGATTGAAAACAGAGGCGGCAACTAA
- the priA gene encoding primosomal protein N' translates to MRFAEVAVGAAGGHRHTFTYSIPPTLRIEPGCAVLVPFGPRVVRGIVIGLSETSTVTETRDIISCSSPLPLISSERISLASWIADYYVAPVFSALALMLPPGFNSKRQVNPKHQRFLILDVAGEELSPILEKLKRARAIKQAGVLEMLHAAGGKMQSVLALKKVGGGREVITALQSRRLIREVSEEVFRDPITRTDHPLEFPLQFTDGQQTAWNPIRDSIQADGGKAATAVFLLHGVTGSGKTELYLQALADVVKLGRKGICLVPEISLTPQVIDRFFARFPGRVAVMHSALTAGELYDEWHRIARGDFDIVIGPRSAIFAPQPNLGLIIVDEEHEWAYKQSEKSPRYHAREVAIQLARLTDSVLIMGSATPDVETYYRATRSEFELVELSERITPLGISPLPEVDIVDMRHELKSGNHGIFSRALQAAMTESLNRHEQIILFINRRGRATFIACRDCGYVMNCRRCSGALTYHYAEKRLICHRCRRSYPVPRKCPRCSGREIKYFGIGTESVEAECRKLFPGAGVIRFDSDAVTGTAAFQEVVNSFRSRSIDILVGTQMLAKGLDFPGVSLVGIVSADTNLNLPDFRSGERTFQLLCQVEGRAGRGIFRGRAIVQTYNPDYYAVKFAARHDYAGFYNSEIRYRREFGYPPFNSIARMVFSHSNESKCFKEAERRAGLLSQTIAEKGLTGIKIIGPAPAYVMKLRGKFQVQIILLGHELHDLLRDVDLPEGWILDVDPVGML, encoded by the coding sequence ATGCGATTTGCTGAGGTAGCCGTCGGCGCAGCCGGCGGCCACCGACATACGTTCACCTATTCCATTCCTCCAACGCTTCGAATAGAGCCCGGCTGTGCGGTGCTCGTGCCGTTCGGACCGAGAGTTGTACGCGGCATAGTTATCGGGCTTTCGGAAACATCCACAGTTACCGAGACACGTGATATTATCAGCTGCAGCTCACCCCTTCCGCTGATCAGCTCCGAACGTATCAGCCTGGCATCCTGGATTGCCGACTACTACGTAGCTCCCGTGTTCAGCGCCCTTGCTCTCATGCTGCCTCCTGGATTCAACAGCAAAAGGCAGGTAAATCCCAAGCATCAAAGATTCCTTATATTAGATGTCGCAGGTGAAGAGCTGTCCCCAATTTTGGAGAAACTGAAAAGAGCACGGGCTATTAAACAGGCAGGCGTTTTAGAGATGTTGCACGCTGCAGGCGGCAAAATGCAGTCCGTCCTGGCTCTGAAAAAAGTCGGGGGTGGTCGAGAGGTGATAACGGCTTTGCAATCGAGACGGTTGATACGAGAGGTCAGTGAGGAAGTGTTTCGTGATCCTATAACCAGGACCGATCATCCGCTCGAATTTCCTCTGCAGTTTACCGATGGCCAGCAGACGGCCTGGAATCCCATCAGGGACAGTATACAGGCGGACGGTGGTAAGGCTGCAACAGCCGTATTTCTGTTGCATGGTGTGACCGGAAGCGGCAAGACCGAACTTTATCTTCAGGCCCTGGCCGACGTGGTTAAATTGGGAAGGAAAGGCATATGTCTGGTACCGGAGATATCTTTGACACCCCAGGTGATCGACCGTTTCTTTGCCAGGTTCCCGGGCAGGGTTGCCGTGATGCATAGCGCACTCACGGCAGGCGAATTGTACGATGAATGGCATCGCATTGCCCGCGGCGATTTCGATATAGTTATCGGACCGCGCAGTGCCATATTCGCTCCTCAGCCGAACCTGGGCCTTATCATTGTGGATGAGGAGCACGAGTGGGCTTATAAACAGTCCGAGAAGTCGCCGCGTTATCATGCCCGTGAAGTGGCTATCCAGTTGGCACGCCTGACCGACTCGGTGCTGATAATGGGCAGCGCCACACCTGATGTGGAGACCTATTATCGCGCTACACGATCAGAATTTGAACTTGTTGAGTTGTCGGAGAGGATAACGCCTCTGGGCATATCACCACTACCTGAGGTGGACATAGTAGACATGAGGCATGAGCTTAAAAGCGGCAACCATGGCATTTTCAGCCGCGCCCTGCAAGCAGCTATGACAGAATCCCTTAACCGTCATGAGCAGATCATTCTATTTATTAATCGTAGAGGCCGGGCCACTTTCATTGCATGCCGGGATTGCGGATATGTTATGAACTGCAGGCGCTGTTCGGGCGCTCTGACCTACCATTACGCGGAGAAACGCCTCATTTGCCACCGCTGCCGGCGATCGTATCCTGTCCCACGCAAATGTCCCCGGTGCTCCGGTAGGGAGATCAAGTATTTTGGAATCGGCACCGAATCTGTGGAGGCGGAATGCCGCAAGCTTTTCCCCGGCGCCGGTGTAATTCGTTTTGATAGCGATGCTGTCACGGGTACGGCAGCTTTTCAGGAGGTAGTAAACTCCTTCCGTAGCCGGAGTATCGATATTTTGGTTGGGACGCAGATGCTGGCTAAAGGGCTGGACTTTCCCGGCGTTTCATTGGTCGGAATCGTGAGCGCGGACACAAATCTGAATTTGCCCGACTTCAGGTCAGGGGAGAGGACCTTTCAACTGCTCTGCCAGGTAGAAGGCCGGGCTGGCCGTGGTATCTTCAGGGGTAGAGCTATAGTTCAGACCTATAACCCGGACTACTATGCAGTGAAGTTCGCAGCAAGGCATGATTATGCCGGTTTTTATAACAGTGAAATCCGCTACAGACGAGAATTCGGTTATCCGCCCTTTAACAGCATAGCAAGGATGGTTTTCAGCCACTCCAACGAAAGCAAATGCTTTAAAGAAGCGGAGCGCAGGGCCGGTTTATTAAGCCAGACGATAGCTGAAAAAGGGCTGACCGGAATCAAAATAATCGGGCCGGCCCCGGCTTACGTAATGAAACTCCGGGGCAAATTCCAGGTGCAAATCATTTTATTGGGACATGAACTGCATGATCTGTTGCGGGACGTCGATTTACCGGAGGGCTGGATTTTGGACGTTGACCCTGTGGGTATGCTTTAA
- the def gene encoding peptide deformylase, translating into MAVLKIRTNPDPVLRKKAVKVTSIDDSVRKLIDNMIETLRKSSGVGLAANQVGVPLRIVVIQVPEEELLVLINPEIVETTGSRTVVEGCLSIPGYQAEICRAEAVKVKAKGRSGKLIRRKASDLLAQAIQHEVDHLNGVLYIDYLDDMSQLVKIASESD; encoded by the coding sequence ATGGCAGTGCTTAAGATTCGCACTAATCCCGACCCTGTTTTACGGAAAAAAGCCGTGAAGGTCACCAGCATAGATGATTCGGTACGCAAGCTTATCGATAACATGATCGAGACATTGCGGAAATCATCCGGAGTTGGCCTGGCCGCAAATCAGGTGGGTGTACCATTGCGTATCGTGGTCATACAGGTCCCGGAAGAAGAATTACTTGTATTGATTAATCCTGAGATTGTCGAGACCACAGGGTCGCGCACGGTTGTTGAAGGATGCCTGAGTATACCGGGATACCAGGCTGAGATATGCAGGGCAGAGGCCGTTAAGGTTAAAGCGAAGGGGCGCAGTGGCAAACTGATACGCAGAAAGGCCTCCGACCTTTTAGCGCAAGCCATACAACACGAGGTGGATCACCTGAACGGTGTGCTGTATATCGATTATCTCGACGATATGAGCCAGCTGGTGAAAATCGCTTCCGAATCTGACTGA
- the rsmH gene encoding 16S rRNA (cytosine(1402)-N(4))-methyltransferase RsmH has protein sequence MSIALANRVHTPVLADEVVEALDVRPGRRYIDCTLGGGGHSLAILSGCQPGGQLLGIDADPEAINLAQHNLYDFFESSIIINDNFYNLENICRETGFFAASGILFDLGLSSLQLASAERGFSFQLNGPLDMRFNPDEQLTAADIVNKLPEAKLAQLILIYGEEPLANRIAKNIVDHRPISDTADLAATVSEAIGDRLSKIHPATRTFQALRIAVNRELDHLTTALDQSLTCLERGGRLAVISYHSLEDRIVKNFMLRETRGCICPPTVPQCRCQHKPSLALVSKHPVYPGDEEIERNPRSRSAKLRVAVKL, from the coding sequence ATGAGCATCGCATTAGCTAACAGGGTTCATACACCGGTTCTCGCGGATGAGGTTGTGGAAGCGCTGGATGTCAGGCCGGGCAGGCGATATATAGACTGTACCCTGGGAGGCGGAGGACATTCCCTCGCCATCCTGTCCGGATGCCAGCCCGGAGGCCAGTTACTCGGCATAGACGCCGATCCCGAAGCGATCAACCTGGCTCAACATAACCTCTACGATTTCTTTGAAAGCTCCATTATCATCAACGACAACTTCTACAATCTTGAGAACATTTGCCGTGAGACCGGCTTTTTCGCTGCCAGCGGCATACTCTTCGACCTCGGGCTATCATCGCTTCAACTCGCCAGCGCGGAGCGCGGCTTCAGCTTCCAGCTAAATGGACCCCTGGATATGAGGTTCAATCCTGATGAGCAGCTTACCGCAGCAGATATCGTCAATAAGCTCCCCGAAGCCAAGCTGGCCCAGCTTATACTCATCTACGGCGAAGAACCCCTGGCAAACAGAATTGCTAAAAACATCGTCGACCATCGGCCGATCTCAGATACGGCAGACCTTGCCGCAACGGTCTCCGAAGCAATAGGTGACCGCTTGAGCAAGATACATCCAGCCACCAGAACCTTCCAGGCTTTGCGTATAGCGGTCAACAGGGAACTCGACCACCTGACTACCGCACTGGACCAGAGCCTTACCTGCCTGGAAAGAGGTGGCAGGCTGGCCGTCATCAGCTACCACTCCCTTGAAGACCGTATTGTTAAAAACTTTATGCTGCGTGAGACCAGGGGCTGCATCTGTCCACCCACCGTACCCCAATGCCGCTGCCAGCATAAACCATCTCTGGCACTTGTCAGCAAACATCCCGTTTATCCCGGCGATGAGGAGATCGAAAGAAACCCGCGTAGTCGGAGCGCAAAACTCCGCGTGGCGGTTAAGCTATAA
- the mraZ gene encoding division/cell wall cluster transcriptional repressor MraZ encodes MFVGEYEYKVDNKGRLPLPPRFRREIEDGLVLTLVADNCITAYTRADWNKMTANQAPASFLVSDKERRINRFIFSNANEVNIDNQGRIALPSSLRERCSISDAAVILGTNNCFEIWNPGQWQKERPSSDDARQLMEILEERK; translated from the coding sequence ATGTTTGTTGGCGAATACGAATACAAGGTTGATAACAAGGGACGTCTTCCTCTGCCCCCCAGGTTTCGCAGAGAGATCGAAGACGGCCTGGTTCTAACTTTGGTGGCGGATAATTGCATCACCGCCTACACCCGGGCTGACTGGAACAAGATGACTGCAAATCAGGCCCCGGCCAGTTTCCTCGTTTCCGATAAGGAAAGAAGGATCAACCGCTTCATTTTCAGCAACGCCAATGAGGTTAATATCGATAACCAGGGAAGGATAGCCCTGCCCTCTTCTCTGCGGGAAAGGTGCTCGATATCGGACGCAGCTGTAATACTGGGCACCAACAATTGCTTCGAGATCTGGAACCCTGGCCAGTGGCAAAAAGAACGCCCGTCCTCTGACGATGCACGCCAGTTGATGGAGATCCTGGAGGAAAGGAAATGA
- the trmD gene encoding tRNA (guanosine(37)-N1)-methyltransferase TrmD — MRIDILTLFPEAFSGYLAHSIIGRALESQLVDIRLHNIRSFTHDRHHTVDDYCYGGGAGMVMKPDPLFEAVERLRNDIGEGEYPVILLTPQGKLFTQEMAGRYAAYNNIIMVCGHYEGVDERVAEHLVTEEISIGDYLLSGGEPAAMVVTDCLVRLLPGAIGSEMSLVEESHVDGLLEYPQYTRPPDFRGWKVPDVLLSGNHKEIADWRRRQSILRTAHRRPDLLGKAKLTDIEMNLVKSADLNNN; from the coding sequence TTGAGAATCGATATATTAACGCTGTTCCCCGAAGCCTTTTCAGGTTATCTGGCGCACAGCATTATCGGCCGTGCCCTGGAAAGTCAGCTTGTCGACATACGCCTGCATAATATCAGATCTTTCACCCATGACAGGCACCATACAGTGGATGACTATTGTTATGGGGGCGGCGCCGGCATGGTGATGAAGCCGGATCCCCTGTTTGAAGCCGTGGAACGGCTTCGCAATGATATAGGTGAAGGCGAATATCCTGTTATACTGCTCACGCCCCAGGGCAAGCTGTTTACACAGGAGATGGCGGGCAGGTATGCCGCATACAACAATATAATAATGGTATGCGGGCACTATGAGGGGGTGGATGAGAGAGTAGCCGAGCACCTCGTCACTGAGGAGATCAGTATAGGGGATTACCTGCTGAGCGGGGGTGAACCCGCTGCCATGGTTGTAACCGATTGCCTGGTCAGGTTATTGCCGGGGGCCATTGGATCAGAAATGTCCCTGGTGGAAGAATCACATGTAGACGGATTGCTGGAGTATCCGCAGTACACGAGGCCACCTGACTTCCGGGGATGGAAGGTGCCTGATGTCCTTCTTTCGGGGAATCATAAGGAGATCGCTGACTGGAGGAGAAGACAGAGCATCCTTCGGACGGCTCACAGGCGTCCTGACCTCTTGGGCAAAGCGAAATTGACAGATATCGAGATGAATCTGGTAAAATCAGCAGATTTGAATAATAATTAA
- the nrdR gene encoding transcriptional regulator NrdR, with amino-acid sequence MKCPSCGEPESKVIDSRSLGDEIRRRRECIVCQSRFTTYERLQNRSLYVIKKDGRREEFDREKLFSGMRKACEKRPMPTGTIEKLVETIEAELYSLGRTEIPSSLIGKIAITKLSELDHIAYIRFASVYYEFSDITTLKQAVDTLIESKLGAPLDGQLPLINKDDLSRQRRRSRLKQRNGK; translated from the coding sequence ATGAAGTGCCCTTCTTGCGGTGAGCCGGAATCCAAGGTAATAGACTCCAGGAGTCTGGGGGATGAAATCAGGCGGCGGCGCGAATGCATCGTTTGCCAGTCCCGTTTTACTACCTACGAAAGACTGCAGAATAGAAGCCTGTATGTAATAAAAAAGGACGGCCGCCGCGAGGAGTTCGACCGTGAGAAGCTTTTTTCAGGGATGCGCAAAGCCTGCGAGAAACGTCCCATGCCCACCGGTACTATCGAGAAGCTGGTGGAGACGATTGAGGCGGAGCTTTACAGCCTTGGCAGGACGGAGATACCCAGTTCCCTCATAGGAAAGATTGCTATCACCAAGTTATCTGAGCTGGATCACATAGCTTACATTCGCTTCGCCAGCGTTTACTACGAGTTCTCAGATATCACGACTCTCAAGCAGGCAGTGGACACACTTATTGAGAGCAAGCTTGGCGCTCCACTGGACGGCCAGCTGCCTCTCATTAACAAAGATGATCTGTCCAGGCAGCGGCGGCGATCGAGGCTGAAACAGCGTAATGGTAAATAA
- the leuS gene encoding leucine--tRNA ligase, with protein MKAASRYNPQEIEKKWQDRWDRDRLYEVKENDPRPKFYALTMFPYTSGDLHIGHWYAMAPSDVYARCKMMQGFNVMHPMGFDAFGLPAENKAIATGINPADWTMKNVENMRRQLRTIGAIYDWNREVITCQPEYYKWTQWFFLKLYEAGLAYRGKAAVNWCPRCQTVLANEQVVGDGLCWRCESVVEKKQLEQWFFRITKYADELLDFKGIDWPERIRIMQTNWIGKSYGADISFGLDQPGVKDKEIRVFTTRPDTIFGVTFFVIAPEHPLVPALTTPDRKEEVEAYVRKAQRQTEFERTAAETEKTGVFLGTHVINRVNGEKVPIWIADYVLPQYGTGAVMGVPAHDQRDFDFAKKYGIPIRTVVSPPDWDGGDLLAAHVEGGRMVNSGQFNGLTDQEMIDAICDFLEEKGWGGKTITYRLRDWLISRQRYWGAPIPMVYCSKCGLTPVPEKDLPVLLPPDVEFKPTGESPLKYCESFVNTRCPKCGSPARRETDTMDTFMCSSWYFLRYTSPGCDAYPFDKDKLKYWMPVDLYTGGAEHATMHLLYSRFFVKAIRDMGIVDFDEPFIRLFNQGIIGSQGEKMSKSKGNVVTPDDYVSQMGADAVRVYLMFVGPWEQGGDWNDNGIVGMGRWLNRVWSLVTTDYQEKSVDSESSKECLRIMHKTVKKATGDIERFRFNTMLAALMEYTNTLSKVLEAGSIPAAEWKLAIKTLLILMAPSTPHMCEELWVALGYPYSIHKQTWPAWDKELAADEEVTLVVQINGKLRDKLTVPVDIGEEEAVKLAFAQERIKAYTAGKSIAKKIYVPGKLLNIVLK; from the coding sequence ATGAAAGCTGCGAGCCGCTATAATCCACAAGAAATCGAGAAGAAATGGCAGGATAGATGGGACCGCGACCGTTTATATGAAGTAAAAGAGAATGATCCGAGGCCCAAGTTTTATGCTCTGACCATGTTCCCCTATACATCGGGTGATTTGCATATCGGTCACTGGTATGCCATGGCTCCTTCCGATGTGTATGCAAGATGCAAGATGATGCAGGGATTCAATGTTATGCATCCCATGGGCTTTGATGCCTTCGGCCTTCCGGCGGAGAACAAAGCTATAGCTACCGGCATTAACCCGGCCGACTGGACCATGAAAAACGTCGAGAATATGCGGCGCCAGCTACGTACTATCGGGGCTATCTATGATTGGAACCGGGAGGTCATAACCTGCCAGCCTGAGTATTACAAATGGACTCAGTGGTTTTTCCTCAAGCTTTACGAAGCGGGACTGGCCTATCGTGGAAAGGCGGCTGTGAACTGGTGCCCGCGCTGCCAGACCGTGCTGGCCAATGAACAGGTAGTGGGGGATGGATTGTGCTGGCGTTGCGAGAGTGTTGTGGAAAAGAAACAGCTCGAACAGTGGTTTTTCCGCATCACTAAATATGCCGATGAGCTACTTGATTTCAAAGGCATTGACTGGCCGGAAAGAATACGTATCATGCAGACCAACTGGATCGGTAAGAGTTACGGCGCCGATATATCGTTCGGGCTCGACCAGCCAGGCGTCAAGGATAAAGAGATAAGGGTTTTTACCACTCGACCGGATACTATTTTCGGCGTGACTTTCTTCGTTATTGCCCCGGAGCATCCACTGGTGCCGGCGCTGACCACACCCGATAGAAAGGAAGAGGTTGAGGCTTATGTGCGCAAGGCGCAGCGGCAGACCGAGTTTGAAAGGACGGCGGCTGAGACTGAAAAGACTGGAGTCTTTCTGGGCACCCACGTAATCAACCGGGTAAATGGGGAGAAAGTTCCAATCTGGATAGCTGATTATGTACTTCCTCAGTATGGCACGGGCGCAGTAATGGGCGTACCGGCGCATGATCAGAGGGACTTCGATTTCGCCAAGAAATACGGCATTCCTATCAGGACCGTGGTGTCGCCGCCGGACTGGGACGGCGGCGACCTGCTTGCAGCTCACGTAGAAGGCGGACGCATGGTTAATTCAGGGCAGTTTAACGGTCTGACCGATCAGGAAATGATCGACGCAATATGTGATTTTCTCGAGGAAAAGGGGTGGGGAGGTAAGACCATCACATACCGTCTGCGAGATTGGTTGATATCTCGCCAGAGATACTGGGGCGCACCCATACCCATGGTATATTGCAGTAAATGCGGTCTCACACCCGTGCCCGAGAAGGACCTGCCGGTGCTATTGCCGCCGGATGTGGAGTTCAAACCCACGGGAGAATCACCTCTCAAATACTGCGAGTCGTTCGTCAATACCAGGTGTCCAAAATGCGGTTCACCTGCCAGGCGTGAGACTGATACCATGGACACGTTCATGTGCTCATCATGGTATTTCCTGCGTTACACAAGCCCGGGCTGCGATGCATATCCTTTCGATAAAGACAAGCTTAAATACTGGATGCCGGTGGACCTGTATACGGGAGGCGCTGAGCATGCCACCATGCACCTGCTGTACTCAAGGTTTTTTGTGAAGGCCATCAGGGACATGGGGATCGTCGATTTTGATGAGCCTTTCATCCGGCTTTTCAACCAGGGTATTATAGGCAGCCAGGGCGAGAAAATGAGTAAATCAAAGGGCAATGTAGTAACCCCCGATGACTACGTCTCTCAAATGGGGGCCGATGCAGTCCGTGTTTACCTCATGTTCGTGGGACCCTGGGAGCAGGGCGGAGATTGGAACGACAATGGCATTGTGGGTATGGGAAGATGGTTGAACCGTGTATGGAGCCTGGTAACAACCGATTACCAGGAGAAGAGTGTCGATTCTGAATCCTCAAAAGAGTGCCTGCGGATTATGCATAAGACGGTTAAAAAGGCCACGGGCGATATCGAGCGATTCCGTTTCAACACCATGCTGGCGGCGCTGATGGAATACACCAATACGTTGAGCAAGGTATTGGAAGCAGGCAGCATCCCCGCGGCAGAATGGAAGTTGGCGATAAAGACGTTGTTGATACTGATGGCGCCTTCCACTCCACATATGTGTGAGGAGCTGTGGGTAGCATTAGGGTATCCCTACAGCATTCATAAACAGACGTGGCCGGCCTGGGATAAAGAACTGGCAGCCGACGAGGAGGTCACCCTGGTGGTCCAGATCAATGGAAAGCTCAGAGATAAACTCACTGTGCCGGTCGACATCGGCGAGGAAGAGGCAGTCAAGCTGGCCTTTGCCCAGGAACGCATCAAGGCTTATACGGCAGGCAAGAGTATAGCCAAAAAGATATACGTGCCGGGTAAATTGCTTAATATCGTGCTTAAATAG
- the ftsZ gene encoding cell division protein FtsZ codes for MSKSMFSTAPAKIKAIGCGGGGSNAITRMVREGIKGVEFICMNTDAQALALAEVPVRVQLGEKLTRGLGAGGDHNVGRKSAEESRQAIQEVVAGADMVFITAGMGGGTGTGSIPVVAETARSSGALTIAIVTKPFSFEGGRRMKVAEEGILQLCDKVDTLVIIPNDRIIELCDNKTTVDNAFRLADDVLRLGVQAIAEVVTVPGLINLDFADIRAIMKNSGPAWMSVGHGKGTNRAVEAAKNALASPMLDVSISGAKGVLFNVTGGSNLTLFECNEAADVIAQSVDPDANIIFGVVFNPQMEDDVQITIIATGFTAQYGSGVPTEVELRRLLRGATEDSLDVPSFLRRGSRYPNAQAAAPQPAGINRMQR; via the coding sequence ATGTCAAAATCAATGTTCTCGACCGCACCGGCCAAGATAAAGGCCATTGGCTGCGGGGGCGGCGGATCCAATGCCATCACCCGCATGGTCCGCGAAGGCATCAAGGGCGTGGAATTCATTTGCATGAACACCGATGCCCAGGCCCTCGCGCTGGCTGAAGTACCTGTCCGCGTCCAGCTTGGCGAAAAACTGACCCGCGGCCTCGGCGCCGGCGGCGACCATAACGTCGGACGCAAATCAGCCGAGGAAAGCCGCCAGGCCATCCAGGAAGTGGTGGCGGGCGCTGACATGGTATTCATCACAGCAGGTATGGGTGGTGGCACCGGCACCGGCAGCATACCTGTGGTAGCTGAAACAGCCAGGTCTTCAGGCGCACTAACAATTGCCATCGTCACCAAGCCTTTCTCATTCGAAGGCGGACGACGCATGAAGGTAGCCGAGGAAGGCATCCTTCAGCTGTGCGACAAGGTTGACACGCTGGTCATTATACCCAACGATCGTATAATCGAACTCTGCGACAACAAGACCACCGTGGACAACGCTTTCAGACTGGCAGACGATGTGCTGCGCCTTGGCGTGCAGGCCATCGCCGAAGTGGTGACCGTACCCGGCCTGATCAATCTGGACTTTGCAGATATACGAGCCATCATGAAGAACTCCGGTCCCGCCTGGATGTCGGTCGGACATGGCAAGGGCACAAACAGGGCCGTAGAGGCCGCTAAGAACGCCCTGGCAAGTCCGATGCTCGATGTATCCATCAGCGGCGCCAAGGGCGTGCTCTTCAACGTCACCGGCGGCAGCAACCTCACCCTCTTCGAGTGCAACGAAGCGGCGGACGTTATTGCACAGTCAGTCGATCCCGATGCCAACATCATTTTCGGTGTCGTCTTCAATCCCCAGATGGAGGACGATGTCCAGATCACTATCATAGCAACAGGCTTTACCGCGCAATATGGTTCAGGCGTACCCACCGAGGTCGAATTGCGCAGACTGCTGAGAGGAGCAACCGAAGACAGCCTTGATGTACCTTCATTCCTGAGGAGAGGCTCGCGTTATCCCAATGCGCAGGCGGCTGCCCCCCAACCGGCAGGCATCAACAGGATGCAGCGCTGA